In Vibrio atlanticus, the following proteins share a genomic window:
- a CDS encoding DUF6701 domain-containing protein: protein MRVLFLSLFLLFSLGISSFSYASTCLTNGSSIDARNGFCITFSLESDGSNRIRLANSQYFPLWTDDDDFYGYYQQIFDEDYEDDDVLRQFQVKFERTSNYNAIWISGKLTYSVDGIQKKVINNFDLSYATGAYEFDPFVTITLIGDSFTSSSQYCISEKDCHPLGPRYKPLFEFGKVDANSCNRYTCSFDFDEDFKTTPVVILMPSYNLNDNSSAMFVTSVTKDRLEVKQRFPLSSDPNLMDPIYYFAAEVGDVILDESQPGKIIRVSKVELNHFQTVGNTNGKGWKRETYSQRFSTAPIVFSQVQPDNGKDFWVTTAHENVGTSNFRLALEFGRQNVPTPASYRRRTVGYMAAPEFSGQTSDGIRFVFKKPSSSYNQSASLALSCIDNQVFHGQSFQDFGVIVQKQTRSGPDGGWLRLCELSNPNYFTFMLEEDASNRSHQKYERVGFFAFEEVRPKPPIQKCDYFPEMLQSNRYFQGANPGEWTPWDGQLDISSGSGTGNNIYLDQISKSEALGFTSSRVSGLGACVYKDGQNSGGSCTVSSAKNLFPLGVPDTSAFSASGGAFIADGNNRVTEIDVERDGYEFASLSFSANTSTVVFPAGEYWIDTINFNHNDSYIKVKGDGPVVIHYNHINFSNKSRIYINAGKNDQGDPDSNYDHNDLFLVGHGRFSSFWPQGGSDIRLNANVYVSSEAVSAGFDINGVDRFQMTGAITAPRVTFRARDISYIKAQSVAGCYTPPSPTIKYIEIKPNNYHLTCDDKAEVYVVPYDENSQPMSDVNGETVSISAPEVTFSGGSFDNQNKRFVFNIDGRSGNKYGDVLATALVTGTTIQDQKDISFVPYRFDIKPSSNSTWDNQPLEVIAGKAEDIDVRVLACSSNALSTPIVMNYSEKLDVSDLRYVLQKPGSGGGGSLGSDDFNFSKGMVEDVAIQFDNSGELVVTLEDKNFRCSTQAPAIANCPSDGGTLKGQITLKARPWKIAICNVRSGSSFNPASGATGGGFIPAGTDFIVDYKPIIHPDSALGITDECTYPVTSNYSLDSGPLDLDFSVVYPAPSLNPKPGVVTPSVIPSFSTNQVLNTLAHTWSEVGAIEFISSAVYLGRDIQKDHQVIGRFYPDYFNTLNNVWGNPAGQAFAYMNQEFDNVSIDVAAYSALGSETQNYGSFNTIQQAFFELDEGRLLNGNRLNLTYRGSRGAINNNDISWQKQADFSPDGPFNFDGGPIRDVSLNIFTATLSDPVQFKTQPTDPSGMTTQRLPDSQPNVAFGRVNLSDVGGVEGSSITVPLQVQYWTNGAFINNVFDSFTDVDAEMDGNPTVIWPVGGATTATLTGTADVNNGVSNNFTAQQATNAATREQVQIWQQLDSINNNMPWLMFDWNQNGIDEENPSTVVTFGIHRGNDRVIYRGESGLIGQ from the coding sequence ATGAGAGTACTATTTTTATCATTGTTTTTGTTGTTTTCTCTAGGCATATCATCGTTTTCGTATGCTTCCACTTGTCTAACCAATGGCTCTTCTATAGATGCTCGTAATGGTTTTTGTATCACCTTTTCTCTTGAATCTGACGGGTCGAATCGAATTCGATTAGCGAATAGCCAATATTTCCCGTTATGGACAGATGATGATGATTTTTATGGTTACTATCAGCAAATCTTTGACGAAGATTATGAAGATGATGACGTCCTTCGACAATTTCAGGTTAAGTTTGAGCGTACTTCTAATTATAACGCTATATGGATAAGTGGGAAATTAACCTACTCAGTAGATGGTATCCAGAAAAAAGTTATTAATAACTTTGATTTATCTTATGCCACTGGCGCTTATGAATTCGACCCATTTGTTACCATTACACTGATTGGTGATAGTTTCACTAGTAGTTCCCAATACTGTATATCGGAAAAAGATTGCCATCCACTAGGGCCACGTTATAAGCCGCTATTTGAATTTGGAAAGGTAGACGCTAACTCTTGTAATAGATATACCTGTAGCTTCGATTTTGATGAAGATTTTAAAACGACGCCTGTCGTTATATTAATGCCTTCTTATAATCTAAATGATAATTCATCGGCAATGTTCGTCACATCTGTGACTAAAGATAGGCTTGAAGTTAAACAACGCTTCCCTTTAAGCTCAGATCCTAATTTAATGGACCCTATCTATTATTTTGCTGCAGAGGTTGGGGACGTAATATTAGATGAATCTCAGCCAGGGAAAATAATACGTGTAAGTAAAGTTGAGCTGAATCACTTCCAAACGGTAGGAAATACAAATGGGAAGGGTTGGAAACGGGAAACTTACTCTCAACGTTTCTCTACGGCTCCTATTGTCTTTTCTCAAGTTCAGCCCGATAACGGCAAGGATTTTTGGGTAACGACTGCACATGAAAATGTTGGAACTTCGAATTTTAGGCTGGCCTTAGAATTTGGCCGGCAAAATGTACCTACGCCTGCAAGCTATAGACGCAGAACTGTAGGGTACATGGCGGCACCTGAGTTTTCCGGGCAAACTTCAGATGGTATTCGTTTTGTTTTTAAGAAACCCAGTAGTTCATACAATCAAAGCGCTTCATTAGCACTGTCTTGTATTGATAATCAGGTCTTCCATGGCCAGTCTTTCCAAGACTTTGGTGTGATTGTTCAAAAACAAACTCGAAGTGGACCAGATGGAGGGTGGTTGAGGTTATGTGAACTATCGAATCCGAATTATTTTACATTTATGTTAGAAGAAGACGCTTCAAATCGCTCGCATCAGAAATATGAAAGAGTTGGGTTCTTTGCATTTGAAGAAGTAAGGCCAAAACCCCCTATTCAAAAATGTGATTACTTTCCTGAAATGTTGCAATCAAACCGTTATTTTCAAGGTGCAAATCCCGGAGAATGGACTCCATGGGATGGACAACTGGATATATCTTCAGGAAGTGGTACTGGAAATAATATCTATCTCGATCAAATTTCCAAATCAGAAGCATTAGGTTTTACTTCTTCTAGAGTGTCTGGCCTTGGAGCTTGTGTTTATAAAGACGGGCAGAATAGTGGCGGAAGTTGTACTGTGAGTTCTGCTAAAAATTTATTCCCGTTAGGTGTGCCTGATACCTCAGCTTTTAGTGCTTCCGGTGGGGCATTTATAGCTGATGGTAATAATAGGGTCACTGAGATTGATGTTGAGCGTGATGGGTACGAGTTTGCTTCATTGTCTTTTAGCGCAAATACAAGCACAGTTGTTTTTCCCGCTGGAGAGTATTGGATTGACACCATCAATTTCAATCACAACGATTCTTACATTAAAGTGAAAGGTGATGGCCCCGTTGTTATTCACTACAACCATATAAATTTTTCTAATAAAAGTCGTATATATATAAATGCGGGCAAAAATGATCAGGGTGACCCTGATTCTAATTACGATCACAATGACCTTTTTCTTGTTGGTCATGGTCGTTTTTCATCTTTTTGGCCTCAAGGCGGCTCTGATATTCGCTTGAATGCGAATGTGTATGTATCGTCAGAGGCTGTTAGTGCAGGTTTCGATATTAATGGTGTTGATCGCTTTCAAATGACCGGAGCAATTACTGCTCCTAGAGTTACGTTTAGAGCAAGAGATATTAGCTACATAAAGGCTCAATCGGTAGCCGGGTGTTACACGCCCCCTAGCCCAACGATAAAATATATAGAGATCAAACCAAACAACTACCACTTAACCTGTGACGATAAGGCTGAAGTCTATGTCGTGCCTTATGATGAAAACAGTCAACCAATGAGCGATGTCAACGGGGAGACTGTATCCATCAGTGCGCCTGAGGTGACTTTTAGTGGTGGGTCTTTTGATAACCAAAACAAAAGGTTTGTTTTTAATATTGATGGTCGAAGCGGCAATAAATACGGTGATGTGCTTGCGACTGCGTTAGTTACTGGAACGACAATCCAAGATCAAAAAGACATCAGCTTTGTACCTTATCGGTTTGATATTAAGCCGAGTTCTAATTCTACATGGGATAATCAGCCGCTAGAGGTTATTGCCGGAAAAGCAGAAGATATTGATGTTCGAGTCTTGGCTTGTAGTAGCAATGCATTATCAACGCCTATTGTGATGAATTATTCGGAAAAGTTAGATGTGAGCGACCTTAGGTACGTACTTCAAAAACCCGGAAGTGGCGGAGGCGGTAGCCTTGGCAGTGACGATTTTAACTTCTCTAAAGGGATGGTTGAGGATGTTGCGATTCAATTTGATAACTCAGGCGAGTTAGTTGTCACACTTGAAGATAAGAACTTTAGATGTTCAACCCAAGCTCCGGCAATCGCGAACTGCCCTAGCGATGGCGGTACGTTGAAAGGTCAAATTACCTTGAAGGCTCGTCCTTGGAAAATAGCAATATGTAATGTTCGTTCGGGCTCTTCGTTTAACCCTGCTAGTGGGGCAACAGGAGGTGGCTTTATACCAGCAGGAACTGACTTCATTGTGGACTATAAACCAATCATCCATCCAGATTCAGCATTAGGCATCACTGATGAGTGTACCTACCCAGTGACAAGTAATTATTCACTTGATAGTGGTCCCTTAGATTTAGATTTTAGTGTGGTTTATCCTGCTCCATCATTAAACCCCAAACCAGGGGTTGTGACACCTAGTGTCATTCCTTCATTTAGCACTAACCAGGTACTAAATACTCTAGCTCATACTTGGAGTGAGGTTGGCGCTATCGAGTTTATTAGTAGTGCTGTTTATCTTGGTCGTGATATACAAAAAGATCACCAAGTCATTGGCCGCTTTTATCCTGATTACTTTAATACGTTGAATAATGTGTGGGGAAACCCTGCAGGGCAAGCTTTTGCTTACATGAATCAAGAGTTTGATAATGTCTCCATTGACGTTGCGGCTTACAGTGCGTTGGGGAGTGAAACTCAGAATTACGGAAGTTTTAACACTATTCAGCAAGCTTTTTTTGAGTTAGATGAAGGGCGTTTACTCAACGGTAATCGCTTGAATTTAACTTATCGAGGTAGTCGAGGGGCGATCAATAACAACGATATATCATGGCAGAAGCAGGCTGACTTTTCGCCGGATGGTCCTTTTAATTTTGATGGTGGGCCAATTCGAGATGTCTCTTTGAATATTTTTACAGCAACACTTTCAGATCCTGTGCAATTCAAAACACAACCAACCGATCCTTCAGGCATGACAACACAACGACTGCCTGATAGCCAACCCAATGTGGCTTTTGGTCGTGTAAATTTGAGTGATGTAGGTGGGGTTGAAGGTAGTTCGATTACCGTTCCTCTTCAAGTTCAGTATTGGACAAACGGTGCTTTTATTAACAATGTATTTGATAGTTTCACTGATGTCGATGCTGAAATGGATGGAAACCCTACGGTTATATGGCCTGTTGGGGGAGCGACTACGGCGACATTAACGGGAACTGCTGATGTGAATAATGGTGTGTCGAACAACTTTACAGCGCAGCAAGCTACTAATGCTGCAACTAGAGAACAAGTTCAAATTTGGCAACAGCTTGACTCCATAAATAACAATATGCCTTGGCTAATGTTCGATTGGAACCAAAACGGTATTGATGAAGAAAACCCATCAACAGTAGTCACCTTTGGCATCCATCGCGGGAACGATCGTGTGATCTACCGAGGTGAAAGTGGCTTAATAGGTCAGTAA